In Sparus aurata chromosome 5, fSpaAur1.1, whole genome shotgun sequence, the genomic window gaggaagaggagcaagGTGAGGAAAccaaagaagaggagggggaggaaggagagggcgAAGAAggggagaaggaagaagaaaaaggagaggaagagaaggaagaggagggtgaggaggagggaaaggatGAGGAGGCtgccgaggaggaagagaagtcCAAATCTCCAGAAAAGGCTGCGTCACCTCCTTCGAAATCCCCTCAACCTAAATCTCCTGCTGTCAAATCACCAGAATCTAAATCACCAGAATCTAAATCCCCAGCAGCCAAATCCCCGATGCCCAAATCACCTGCGAAGTCGCCTGCAGTCAAATCCCCCGCAGGAGACGAGTCAAAGTCACCTGCACCAAAGTCACCTGTGTCAAAATCCCCACCCAGCAAATCTCCTGAATCTAAATCTCCTCCTCCCAAGACCCCTGAACCAAAGTCTCCAGAGAAAGAGAAGGCTAAGCCTGTCGCTGCCAAAGATGCCCccaaagaggagaagaaagaggagaagccTGAGCCCGTcaaggaggaaaagaaggagaaagagcaACCTgtaaaggaggagaagaagcaggagcCAAAGGAGAAGGAGTCAGAGAAGGCAGACAAACctgacacaaaaaaagagaacaaagcAGATGACGCACCAAAGGCGGATGACAAACCTGCTCCTCCCAGCAAACCCGCAGAGGACAAACCTGCCCCTAAACCTGAGCCTAAAGAGAGCGCTCCCCCTGCTAAGGAGGAGAAACCCTCTGCTCCCAAACCAGAGAAGGCAGAGCCCGAGGCAAAGCCTGCCCCCAAAGCAGAGCCTGAGAAAACCGAGGctaagaaggaggagaagaagccaGAGGAGAAGCCCGCACCTAAAGCCGAACCCCCGAAAACAGACAgcaagaaagaggagaagaaaccagaggagaaaaaggaggcTAGTAAAGAAGAAAGTAAGGAGATGAGGGAAGAAGGGAAGGCTGAGAAGGCTGAGAAATCCTCTGGTACTGAATCTAAGGAGAGCAAAGACGAGAAGGCCAAGAAGTAAGACTATGAATCAGGGCATgagaggagaaggtggagaTGCCAAAGAACTATGAGCGAGTAAAAGAGCAGGAGAAAGCAGACGGGCACTTTAATGTTCAAAGCAAAGCAGGTAATGGTATGTAAGCAATAGTGATTTCTGTAGCAAATAATCCCCTGCTCCCTACGTATGGCCATTACACCCCATCGATGCTTCTGATGTATGACTGTAGTGAATGCAGAATGCTCTAAACTCTTTATCTGAATGTGACAACTGCCCTTAATAAATAACAAGTGCATTTAAACTGAATCCCGCTGACGGGGACCGCAGGGGCCTGCTGTACCTAAACAAGCCTTCCAAGGGTAGAGATGTCAAAACAATGTCAAGCTAAAGATTGTGACagatatataaaatataaagatGTATATTTAAGCAAATACAAATGTCTATTATATTTACAAATACACGAGTAAAGAAAGACTTGAATTTTTGCTTGTTGTGCACCTTAATGCAGCTTCTCCTGACAGGTGAGCTGCAGTGTCTCACTCTTCTGGTCTGCAATGTTAGGACAATGATGACTGTGCTATGTATAAACTGCTGAGAATATGCAATatgaaacagacaaataaagaatgaaaaaaaaaatcaaacacaagTGGCTGTTTCTTCACACGTTTTCACTGCCCCAACACCGTGACCTTAAGAGGAGATTTGTGGTGTCGAGATATGAGGTCTGTGAGGCCGCAAGGTAGATGCTGCTTCTCACGGCACTGCATTGcggctgagaggaggagctgtACCCACCCAGCACACCCTTCCTCACATCCCAGAGACCATGCTCATGTATTAATCAGGAGCAGCGCTGCTTGCTCGCACAAAACAGACTCCATTTCCCTTCAATTTGCCACCTTTTCCTCACTGCAAAAAGTTAACTTCACACACTGAAGCAGTGATTTTATAATGATTGAACCACTCCCACATTTACTTATTATTCATAATTGACATTATAATTAATTATGTTATAGATTATCATGAGTTAAGCAATCAATTTGCAACATAAGTGAGGGGATACAAATCCCCTGTCGTCTTCGGTCATGACTTACATTTCAGTCTTTCACAGAAAAGGTGGAGCTAATTATCTCCTGCGATTCACCGAGAGCAGCAGCGTCATTCATGTCGATTAAAAGCAGCATTGACGCCATTGACGAACCTCTGTTTGCAGATAGAACAGTGACATTGGAAAGGCTTTGGCTGACATTGGAAGGATTCTCCCCTGGCATGATTTCAGCATCCCCTTTCAATCAAATGCAATTTCATTGCATCTAATAGATGGCTTTACACTAATGGGATCAGCAGCTAACAGGTGGTCGTTTCTTCTGCTCATTTCGATGCATCTGAACAGCGCGTTTTCCACCAAGCTTTCCTGAAATACCGAATCTGAAATCACACCACTTCTAACAGCTCTCAGCAGGCTTTAAGAATTGAACCGCTGCAGAACAGTTCATAGTCACATCAGCCATGAGAAGCCATCTCATTTTGTTGAAGCTTGTTTGCTGATAAGAGTTTTTCcgattttatttttaaggacaAAAATGTTACTAAAAATAGATTCCATTTCTGTATCTTTAAGTAGAAACAGGCGTCGGTAAAAGTCCTTGTTTGCAGTAATGTTTCCACCATGAAAGTCCAAGAGAAATCCACATCAGTGGTCTTGTGTTCTCCTTCCGTTGATTTACATCCTTGTATATAAATCTATGAGCCAATTAATGACTGGATTAGGTTACATCCTGCTGGATTTGCCTTCTAAATGCGCAAGAAATGAGAGGAATCATTTTGTCAAACACTGCTGCTAACTCATGATAAAATGAAAGCAATACTTGATGAATTAAGCATCAGTATCCTGAATAACAGCATGTTTTTTCTTCAATTAAAGCAACTGGGATGATAAATGGAAGGTCAAAGACCGACAATATGCAAAATATCATATTCCATGGACAGAATTCTCTTGGGAAATGACTCAGCGTGCTGTAGCACTGAACCACAATGGCATAATAATCAGGTAGTGAAGACGACACCTATAAATAGAGCGGCACGAAAAGAGGTGAAGGTAGAAGGGAAGGCGGAGAAATTAAACAGACACAACAAAGCATGGGCGTAACACGGCTTTAAATAGACCAGATACACACTcatttaagaaaatgtttttattattttcaaactGTTACAAAGACTTAAAAAGAGATGTTTGTGAGTCAAAAAGTCACAAATGTAAGCTTCAGGGAGTTAATGATGTAGAGTACACTGGAGAGAAACATATGAACAGATTTAGCGATGACTGAAGAAACCCTGAGGATGATTGTACTTGAACGGCTTCAGGCGATTTGGACCCCTGTGAAAGAGGGAAAGATGTCAAAGATACAGTAAATCTACTCAGATATGAATGTGTGTAAAGGGTTTACTATTTCCTTCTATTGAAAAAATGTGCACGTGTACCTGACGGTGCGCAAGCACATCTTTTCTCTGGGAAACTCTCTTGGTCCTTCCACGCCGTCATCTTGACCCTCAGTCTCCAAATACACATCCAGGCAGACGCACAGGCGTGAAATCTGATTGGTCAGGAGCTGGTGTCCTGGACGGGGTCCCTGTAGTTCACTTTTGAACACATTGACCTCGCTTTCCATGGCCTaaacaaggaacaggtgaggctTGTGGAGTTATTTGGTGAGTtaatgagatatatatatatatatatatatatatatatatatatatatatatatatataaaaaacaatttattatATTGAAAAATGTTCATACACGAAGGTTGTCGTCAGTGCGTCCACTGCGCTCTCCCTTCCAgctgaggcagagagagaaaagaggagagactGCTGGGTAACGGGGACTCAGCACCACAGCGGCATGGAGACGagctgaggaagaaaaagatTGAAGGTCTTTTATGAAATAggataagaaaacattttgaatatcGGCTGATTCTATTATCGCTTCTACCATTTACCTGTGCCCCTCTCCACTACAGTCATAAAGTACAGATCAGTCTCCTTTGCCAGACCGGCATCAGTCACATGACGTGTATAAGGCAGATCCTACCAAGGAAGACAAGATCACAGTGTCATGTGCTGCATGGGGTGATTTTTGGATGCATCCATTTATTACAGGTGATTTCAGATCCTGCGCATGTGTTTCTATATGTGTATACCATGTAGTCCTCGTGGGTGATGGCGGTCCAGCGAGCTAAACTTGACATGATCTTAGCAGGAAAGAGGTGCTGACACTCACTGGAGACGGGGATGATGCTGTGCTCTGAAGACACAAGCACAAACCATCTTAGTCAAGATCATCTTTATCTTCTTAAGGAGTATTTAATGTGTGGTCATTTACATAAAATCTACCTAACGAGGCAAATTGTTTGTGCAAAGCCAGGCGGGACTGGACCCGTCCCCTCAGCAGCTTCATGGTGCTCTCCATTTGGCTGGCACTCAGAGAACTGCCCACACGCACACCCTGGAAAACAAGAGCAACGTGATGAGGCcgcaaataacagaaaatgtgctCATCTCAGATAAAACTTGATCTCAACACAAACCTCTGAAGAATCTTTGGGAAAATGGAGTCCTCCCAGAGTCTGAACCCACATGTAGGGATAGCCCAGCTCATCCACATAATCCACAAAGGAAACAATCCTAAAAGTAAATTATGGGTTAATTCTGCTGGAATTTTGTTCAATTCAATGATCTGATTGGCAACTAATcttcttatttgttttcattgtttgacaTCCTCACCCGACTTTATCAAACTGGTAGCGATTAGCTGGATTTGGTGTTTCACGTCCATGGTCGCCAGTGTAGAGACAGCTGAGCAGAGTATCTGATTTCAGCAGATCCCTGCAGAAGAAGACATCATTAGACTTTCCCTTCAGGGACAAAGAGGGAGACGAATGctctatatatacacacacagacacaaagacagaaacacacacacacacacttgactcACCCGGCACTGATGGCGGTGCTGAGGTCTGTGGAGGTGGAGACCTTGGTCTTGACTGTCATAATGTTCAGATTCATCAGATAGTAGAAGTAGAGGTGGAGGATGCTGCCATCTGTGGAGACATGATAGGTAACACGCTGATGAACTAATCCATTACTAGCTGAATTCAATACTCCCTTTACCCCGCAGCTCTTTTCATTAATCCGCCCAGTGAACGTCCCCCAGGGTTTACTTTACACTGCAGCACATTAGAAAGAGATAACAGGGTGTGGACAAGATGATAGCTTGCAGCACCCATGGGATGCATACAATGCTGACGGTCATCTTTCacactcctctctctgcagTCTCAGGAAACCCAGTGACACTCTGTCACTCACAGACACCTATCCTGCTCAGCCTTTTGCTTCTACTGCAGCAAACTGACTGCCGCAGCTGGCAGCAGCAAAGATAACTGGGGAGAGGGGAGGCACTAGAAATAAAAGCAGAAGTTGGAGAGAGACTGGTGATGAGAAAATATGCTTACAGCATGTGGTAGGTGCTGCGGACCCACGCTGCTGCAAGCGtctctctcacctctctccCTTTAGGTAGAGTTACGCCTGCAATGCAGATCTAACCATAAGCGGTCACTATTCCTTTTATTGCCAGCAGAGGGAACACATGGGTCAAGTGGTGTCATGACATCATAGCGCAGGTCAGGGTTGCTTTATTTCACAAACTATCTGGTAGATATAGAGTTACCACAATACAGAGTGCAACTACGGTCACATTACAGGGAAAGTAAAACACttcatttgtaaatatttggGCCTAAATGCGCTGCTTAAGGTAAGGATGAACCGATCTGACTTTTTCAGTCCCAACACCTATACCTGGGATTTGGGTATCAGCCAAGACAAAACACCGAAACAATACCAGTGTTTCAAGATATAACATGCtacatttctgcattataatGTCTTAAAGCAACTAGACCTTTGTTACACATTTTGGTTGAGTCATGTTCTTACATTATCATAAATGTTTACAATAATGtcaaaacccagagaaatccactaGTTTGTTTAAGGTTGTTTAACTTGGTCGTCTCCAACTTTTGGAATAGattcagagagtgaggaaggaaatcAGCGAAACAGAGACAAAATGTGACTTAACGAGATTTAACTTTAAACTTTGCCTCAACTCCAAACATTTGGGCCTGAATCACGTTAAATAGATTTTCAACAGCAATGGTAGTTGTTCAATGATGTGTTCACAATTTCTTTATTCGTGTTGCAAGTGTTTATTGACCACAAGAAGCCAAACTCCCTCCCCTTTCCTTCAAGCAAAATGAGCAGGTCTACCAGTGTGCTAGTGATTCTTGACAGTGCAGAATGTGTGCAACTAGAATTgaattagaatagaatagatcgACTCAATCATCAACGTTACCCAATTCAGCTATTTAAGACATAGTACAGCCATGGAACTGTCCTAGTTTTAAGACAGGAAATGTATCTTCCCATCACAAAAATCACAGAATTATTTGGTGCGGACACTAAAAATGTCAGTCATCAATAATGAACAATGAGTTACCTTTACACTTGAGGTCCAAGCAGAGGGACAGAGGATGCCTTTTCagcatttcctttcttttctcatcCAGCTGGCCACCAGTAGTCGGCCGCCTCCTCTTCTGTCAACCGGACAAGAAAAAGCAATGGAAACaagagatgaaaagaaagaatgaaaaacaaagcacatgtttgacattgtggtatatcaaataaatatgaaatacaatTTGAATCAAATTTCAGCTGCTTACAGGAGAAACATGATAGTCACTTAGCACCGCTAGCACTTTAGCCCTCTACTATCACAGATAAAAGGAGGAAGCAGCAGTTCAGAGGAAGGCTAGgagttgtattaaaaaaaatggaaaaagaaagccATTGTTTCGATGAGCCGTTTGAAGGAGGTAAAAGCCTAAACCGAGGTTGCAACAATATGCAAATAAATTATTCAATAAATTATTTTCGCCACACATAGACAAACAACTATCAATCTCACAACGAAAAGGACTGGTTGGGTGCCGAGTGTGCATGCATGAGGTGGGCTCAGGTTACAGTCACCTAGCCATTCTTGGCAAAAATTTCCCAGAAAGCCTCAGCTGGCTTGTCCGGATGCAGGAGGCGATCGATAACTGCTGCGCCCCGACCTGCCAGACCACACTGTGTGAAGGCCAAGGCTTCAGGGACATTTGTGCAGATACGGGTATATTAAGAAGTCACTGAACCCACTGACCTGAGTGCATTTGTGTATGTGCACAAGTGTGGCTCACCGTTTTctcttgctcctcctctgcATCAGAATCACTCTCATCATCTGGATGAAACCAGAAAACATACCATTCTATTAATTTCTGTTCAGGATGCATCCCTTACAAGAGTGTCAAAGAAAAATGAGCTGCACAACAAagctcagtgtttgtgtgccaTGTGCACATGCTGTATACGTGATGGCAGGCGTTTTTATTTGAGTGTTTCTACCTTGGGAATCTTCCGGAGGTTTGGACAGGGCcttggcctcatccacatcccCACTAATGGAGACCGTCAGGTTCTTGtctgaaatggaaaaacaaaaacaaattattgaCACTCTGGGCCTTCTTCCCATCAATTTCATCTCAATTTCGTCTTGAAACAGGCTATTCTGTCACCATAACTTACCACAGGCCTGGCCATAGGCATTGGCTTGAACAAACAGGACGTAGAGAGGTGGAGGCAGGTGGCGGGCaacctctgtctgtttctgaatCTGTTCAAATGGCATGGACAGGTACTGCTGCACTGGGAGAGAGGCCTGGGAAGGAAGAGAGCATACCATCATTCAGACGATACATACATGGTGTCCATTGGTGGTACAGCAGCTGAGACCTTCACCTCAATGAACACAAAAGCTCAATGGGACTCAATAAATCAACAACAGTTTCTTAGCAAAATGAATGCGTCAAGCTGCCGAGACTGGAACACAAGGGTGTGGTCCCATCAAAGCTCAAAACTGTTCTGCATTATGGCAGCCAGATCGTTGTTATACCTGCATGATGGCATTGAGTCCAGGCTGCAAGCTGGTTAGATGTTCCTTCTTCACCTCGATGCTCTTCTGGATCTTCTCCTTTGTTGCCAGTGACTCTTTGTATTTCTCAGCCAGCCTGTAATCAAGCATAGAGTTTTAATGGACGCTTTGAGTTCCCAAAAaatcatgacttttttttaccacagcATGCTAATAATGTTCTACGCTGTAAAGAAGTTTGCATACCTCTTCCTCTGTTCAAGTTCCCAGTCTAGACGTGCCAGTGTGAGTTGGTGGGGATCATTTGCAGTTAGGTGGGGCCTGGAAATCTCTGCTGGCGCCTCCTGGTAAAACTCCTCCTCAGACACCAAGTCTATATCCTCATGTTTAGACCTGGGTCAGGAAAAGGTATGTTAATGAAGGCTTTTGAGCTGCGgtctgaaaggcgctatataaataaaatgcattactATTACTACACCTGAAGCAGgcatttatcaaaatatttacATGAGGTATCAACAGGGAAGTAACACTTTGTAGTTACAAGCTTAATTCCACATGAGCAACTTTATGTATAATTGACTACACATTTAGAATATCATTTGAGGAAATCAAGTACATACTAGCTTCATATAAACGTATTTCTAACATGAAGAAACGGGGTGTTTTTACttctattcattttaaaatagaCATCTGTGTCACAGTAAGCCTACTGTGACACAATTGTGggatctttttttaaattgaaaggGTTTCTTTTCTATTCTTCTTCGATAACTTCAGTACATTTTCAAGCCTGGTAGTTTTGCTTGGTTTTAAGTCAATTCAAAGTTAAAAGCTGTTGTTTAACAAGACATTTTTTACTAACTTGAACTCCAGACACTTGCTGATCTCCTTCTGGAGATGCAAAACTTCATACAGCAGGTTCTGTAACTGGAGGTGCAGCACATCCACTCTCTGCTTTGcctaaagaaaaaacatgaaaaaagaaaacacacagtgatTATGGCTTTTTTGCAAACCCAATCCAGGTGACCCTCGAAATACAAACATGTAAGACAATGCACCAATAACCAGAACCAGGATTCAATGAGAACAAGTGTCAATACGCAGGTTCTAATACTGGATCTATACAttctaaacaaaaacaaacccaagGGTGCTTAAGCCTTTCTTTGCTGACAGTAGCAGCTGCAGTAAAGGTGAAACAAAGTGCTCAACTTAACTTTCCTGAACAGCACAAACGTAAGTTGAGGCAGCACTTTTTCAGCAAATGAATGAAATGGTATAAACTCCGCCTCAGCTGGTGCTGCCTTTAACACCTCGTAAATGTTTGACAGCATTTGAAAGACATGTGGCAGTTACCTCGTGTGTCTGGTCTCTGCCTCGCTTTAGTCGCATATGAGCCAGACGATTGAGTTTTTTCAGATTCATGAAGTGGATGCAGCTCTGCATACGTTTCTGCTCCACCTCGGCACACTGTAAACAGATGCAACAAGTTAAACGTCACCATTGCTAGTTAGGACACAGAATCAACTTCTTCAATAGGGTGATGTGTATTTACTACTACCACAAACTGCATGTATaaagactctgctgtgtgggaATGTTCTTGTTTCTAAAGTCACAAGTCATCACCACGTAAGTTTCACCAGACTGTGTGATTCTTACCCCCTCTTTTGCTCCGTTGGCTTTAAGATCCTGGATCTCACTCATGAGTGTAGCCAAACCCTCACATGACTCCTTGTACAGCAGGTAGTCCTGCTCAGGGTCCCTGCCATCCAGCTCCACCTCCTCACTATACACACGCACATCCTGGCGAAGAAGAAATGACGTTAACTTACATCAATCCCTAATGTATTACAACTGAACAAGCAGGGATTCAGACTTGTGGTCAAAAGTGGTGAGTGACCGAAGTCCACAAATGTAAAGACTCCTGCATAAGTCACTGGTTATTTGGTAGCAGTATGAGCTTAAAATGCTTTCATATGACAACCCACTCCTTCTGCCCCAAGTGTCCTACCTGCTGGTCCAATTCGCGTCCTCGCTTCATCTCCGGGGTTCCTCCTTCACTGCGGAGAACCTTGG contains:
- the thoc5 gene encoding THO complex subunit 5 homolog, which produces MSSDALKKRKSKVLRSEGGTPEMKRGRELDQQDVRVYSEEVELDGRDPEQDYLLYKESCEGLATLMSEIQDLKANGAKEGCAEVEQKRMQSCIHFMNLKKLNRLAHMRLKRGRDQTHEAKQRVDVLHLQLQNLLYEVLHLQKEISKCLEFKSKHEDIDLVSEEEFYQEAPAEISRPHLTANDPHQLTLARLDWELEQRKRLAEKYKESLATKEKIQKSIEVKKEHLTSLQPGLNAIMQASLPVQQYLSMPFEQIQKQTEVARHLPPPLYVLFVQANAYGQACDKNLTVSISGDVDEAKALSKPPEDSQDDESDSDAEEEQEKTKRRRPTTGGQLDEKRKEMLKRHPLSLCLDLKCKDGSILHLYFYYLMNLNIMTVKTKVSTSTDLSTAISAGDLLKSDTLLSCLYTGDHGRETPNPANRYQFDKVGIVSFVDYVDELGYPYMWVQTLGGLHFPKDSSEGVRVGSSLSASQMESTMKLLRGRVQSRLALHKQFASLEHSIIPVSSECQHLFPAKIMSSLARWTAITHEDYMDLPYTRHVTDAGLAKETDLYFMTVVERGTARLHAAVVLSPRYPAVSPLFSLCLSWKGERSGRTDDNLRAMESEVNVFKSELQGPRPGHQLLTNQISRLCVCLDVYLETEGQDDGVEGPREFPREKMCLRTVRGPNRLKPFKYNHPQGFFSHR